The nucleotide sequence ATAGATATTTTTCCATTTCAGCCTGCAAAAACTGTTGAATAATGTTCTCCAAAAGTCTTTGTATCAAGCCGTTCTTAACAGCAAGATCCTCCATGATCTTTTAAAAAAGCCTTATATTCGAAAGCTTATTAAAGTACACCATTTTTTAGGTATCCTTCTTTTTAATGACTAAAATGGGATATTCATTCATGGAAAATGCTGTAAAAACAAGGCTGCGCAATAGCGATTCTTAATGGCTAATGCGACAGCCCCCTTATAGATAAAGACTTTTAGTATACGTAGTTTCAGTTAACTAATCTTAAAATTATTAGCTAAATTATCTAAATCATTTGCCATTGAATTTAGTTCCTGTGCTGTTGAGGCAACTTCCTGTGATGAAGCTGATAGCTCTTCAGATGCTGCTGCCACTTCTTCAGATGCTGCAGTATTTTCTTCTGTTACTGCACTTACTGCCTCAACTTTTTCAATTACACTTATCTTTGCTTTTTCCATTTCATCCATTTCTTTATATGTCTTTGATATTACTGGTGCTATCTTTTCTACTGAACCAAGTATTTCTTCAAATGTTTTAACTGAATTTTCCACTATATTTGTTTGTTCATTTATGAATTCGCGGACTTCATTTGAAGTACTTATTACTTCTTCTGTATCTCCTTGTATTGTCTCTACTAACTTAGCTATTTCTGATGTTGATTTTTTTGACTCCTCTGCAAGCTTTCTAACTTCCTCTGCAACTACTGCAAATCCGCGTCCTGCTTCTCCAGCTCTTGCTGCTTCAATAGCAGCATTCAGTGCTAAAAGATTTGTTTGTTCAGATATAGCATTTATTGCAGCTGTTATATTATTTATTTCTTTTACTGTAGCTGATAAGTTGCCTACCTTACTTATTACTACTTCAAAGGCATTTTTAATTTCAGTTATTGACTTAACAAGCTTGTCCATTTCTGAATTACCTAAGTTAGCTTTTTCTATTGCATTATCTGATTCTGATTTTACATTCTTTAATTCATCATATACATTTTCTATTTTACTTGAAAGATCATTCATCAATCCTACTATTTCTTGCAAATTGTTCGCTTGAGATGATGAAGCTGCGGCTACATGTTGCATTGTATTAGCAACTTCTTGGGATGATGATGACATTTCTTCAGATACAGATGAAAGATTTTGAGATTTAACCATTACATTATTTGAACTCTCTAATATATTTTTAATAATATTACTTTGAGCTGAAATCATGTTTTTGAAGCTTTCTTGTATTTGACCTATTTCATCATTACGAGTAATATTTACATCAATTGCATAATCACCTTCCTCTGCTCTTTTCATAAGTTTGCTGATTTCAATTAATGGTTTTGTTATTCTGTTTATAAAATAAACTCCCAAATACACAACTAAAATTAATATTATGAAAAGAACTAATATTGTTATAACAATGCTTTTGTTAAATTCTTTTGCATATTCATTTTGATTCATTGCCGTTATAATAATCCAGTCCGTATGTTTTGATTGTTCAAATCCCATTATCTTATCTTCATTATTAATTGTATATTTTAAATTACCAGTCTTTTTAGCTATAACCTCCTTGCCAAAACTATATTTTTCACTAATATTAATCATTATCATATCTTTATCTGGGTGTACAATTATGGTACCATCCCCTAATATTAATGTTGCATAACCAGTATTTCCAACTTTAGTTTTTAATATATTCTCAATAAGTGACTCTAATGTTATATCTATACCAGCAACTGCTGCAGTACCATCATTTAGTTTAAAAGCCTTTGCAACAGTAACCATCATAAGACCTGTAGAACTTGATTTATACGGTTTTGTAATAACTATATTCCCAAAGCTATTATTTGCTTCTTTATACCATCCTCTTTGTGTGGGGTCATAATCCTTCGGCATCTCTTTTTGTGGATATATTATAAATTCTTTATTTTCTTTTCCGACATAATATTGAAAGTAATTAGAATTTGATGTTCTATGATGTGATGCAGTAAGTAAAATACCTTCTTTATTTCCTGAAAGAACCAGATCATCTTTTGTGAAATTATCTACACTTAACCTAGCTGTTTCCAATAGATTGTCTATAAAAGCGATCTTTTCTGTTGCTACTTGTTTTGTTAGATTATTTACCTTTTCTTCCACAATATTTTTGCTGATATTTAAAGTAATAGCTACAGATATTATTGCTGGTATTAATGCACTTAACACTAAAATAAGGCATAATTTATGTCTTAACTTACCTCTTTTTAAAAAAACTGCTTTAAACTTCTTCATTAATTTTTATCCCCCTCGTACTTTATTAGCCTTTTAATATGATGTTTAGTATTTCTGCTCACCTTAACGTTAACAATACATCCACAAAAAAAGAAGATCCTTATTAAACTTCTCAATAATAGATTTATTTGATATAAATTTTCCAAATTATTCAATGCCTTCTTTTGAATAATCTATTGCATTAAATTCTTTGAAACATATCCATACTAAGTCCAAAATATTTTGTGTATCACTTTCCTGTAACCTCAGTATTCTCAAATAATTCAATGCATTTTGCAAGAAATTTCTGGTGGGTTTCTGCCTTTATGGTATCACAGTTTTCAATAAAGGTTGCCTCTCCAAAATCCACTTAAGCCTCGCCAGCAGGATAGTCAAGCAACAGCCATCCATCCTTTTTACTAAACAGCTCTTTCTTCTTTGCAGAAACATAGAACTGAACTGTTCTTAGTGACACGTTAAGTTCATCGCCAAATAATTCTTCTAACCTGTCATACACACGTTTCGCTGTGTGAAGTTGCTTTCTTGGTACGGTCAAATCAGCTTCAAGCCATGAATCTATCAGCTCCTTGTAAAAATCTATTTTCAATTCATTTTTACTTCTTCGCTGTGGATTATCGTTGAAATCTTCCTTATCTACATACTTTTGCACAGTTGCATATCCATGTCCGGTTATTCTGCTAATCTCCTTAAAAGTTAGTGTATAATTTTAGTGAGCAGAGATAGTAAAAATACTAGATAAATAATAAAGGAGATGCAAAAGCAACTGCCATATACATAAATTATCCATTATAATTAAGTTGCCGAAACTAAACAGAATGGAGTTATATTTATGTATGAATTAAGTTTAAACCATAATGGAATGACATTCAAGGATATAGAGAGAAAAAAAGTATATAGGAATAAAGGTGGCAAGCAAACTTGTTTGCAAACTATTATGGGGGGAGTTTAATATTCAAGGCATATTTATGAATTTAAACTTGAAAATGGTAAGAAGGCCACTAAATATCATCTAAACGAGTATCTAGGAATGGATACTATAGGTCATGTATCTATAAATTTTTCTTTTAAAAAGTCAATTGTTTTACTTAGCCTTAATTCATCAGCTTCAAGTAAATGAGTTCCCCCTATGACACCATAGATTGGGATGCCTGTCCTTTCTATAATTGTCTCTAAAATATTAATTATTCCTATGTGGGAATATCCTAATATAACCATAAAACCCTTATCAGTTTTTACTCCCAAAACTATTTCATCTGAAAAATTATCCAATACAAAATTTTCATCCTGCTTTATTTTAAACTTATCACTTATAATTTCAAAATCATTATTTCTTTTAAAATTAGCAAATATCATTATATTTTTAGTAATATAATATATATCTTCTTTAACATATTTTATTGGTATATTATTTTTATTAACAAATTCCTCATAAAAAGAATTTCCGATATACTTATAAGTTCCTTCTTCTATAAATTTATATTTGTTGTTAAAAAATCCTTTCCCAACAATTAATTTATATGAGGTTTTAACTTTATCCACAAGTTTTTCAAACCCACCACTATGATCGTAATGGCCATGACTTAATATAACATATCTTAAATTGTTTAAATCCGCATCTAATTTCTCAGCATTTTTAATAAAATTTCCAGTTTTACAGGTATCAAACAATAATTTTGTTCCATCAGCTTCTATATATAGATAATCCATGCTAATTAAATAAATTTAAATTAATACTAGGATTATCTTCTATAAGAGTTATTATTTTAAGATTCATTTTAATTATCAACTCCATTATTTCTCTTGTTTAATTCCAGATTATTATCAGATAATACCTGTTTTGAACTAATTCTATCGTCCTCTACAATATACCTGATAGACTTTTCATTTTTTAAAATTCATCAACAATTTATGAAAAATTTTGTCTAAACTATTCATAGAATCTTATATGTTATTTTATCATAATGGCTTCTTCAAATTAACCATAAAAAAAAGACTTCCAATTAAGAGGCAATAATAAGCCCATTTTGTGGAAGTCTCTTGTTTCAGATAGTTCTTTTTCAGGTATAAATATTTCTTGCATAAATACTGGGTTATCTGGCTTGTTCATTTTTTTAATTTTCTAGACATAGTTATCCCCCAGTAATACTTTTGGGAAATATTATGATGATTGTTTAAGGACCTATTAATACAAGCCAGAAATCCGCACCAATTGGCATTTCCAATACCTGTCCGAATTGCAATACTAATTCCGCCGTTTCATTCCTTATATTATGCTTTTGTCTTATTCTTTGAAAGTACATCAAAGGCTACTGCCATTAACAATACTAATCCTTTAATTGCCATCTGCATATCACTGCCTACACCAAGAATGGACATACCATTATTAAGAACCCCCATAAACAGTGCACCGATTATAGCTCCAACAACTGTACCAACCCCACCATAAGCTGAAGCTCCTCCGATAAAGCAGGCTGCTATAGCATCAAGCTCAAAGTTTTGACCATTTTGAGGTGACGCTGCGTTGAATCTTGCTGTAGATACAATTCCCGCTACTGCTGCCAATACAGACATATTAACATAAGTAAGGAAAAGCACCTTGTTAGTCTTAATACCTGAAAGTTTGGCTGCCTTTTCGTTACCACCCATAGCGTAAATATAACGACCGGGTACAGTTTTCATTGTAAAAAAGGAATATGCTAAAATAAGAATACCGATCAGAACAAGCACTATTGGTATACCCTTATGCGCAGCCAGCCAATAAGTGAATAGATTTATCGCTCCTAAAACCAACGCTAACTGAGCTATAAATAAAGCCATGGATGATACTTCAAAGCCATACTTCTGCTTTTCAATTCTCTTTTTAAATTCCATTACTACGTAAATAACGGAAATAATTATACCTGCTAATAAAGCAGTTAAGTTTAGTTTAGCACCAAAGCTCTTAAAGAAATCCGGTACAAAACCACTGCTTATATTCTGGAAACTTTCCGGGAATGGTGATAAAGTCAATCCCTTTAACATTTTGATAGTTAAGCCCCTAAATAAAAGCATACCTGCAAGTGTTACTATGAAAGCTGGTATTCTGACATAAGCAATCCAAAACCCCTGCCATATACCAATTACTGCTCCTATTAATAGAGCAAGGATTATTACTGTAGTTACATTCATTCCTTTTTCTATTATAAAGGAACCTACAACAGCACCTATAAAGGCACAGACGGAACCTACTGAAAGATCAATATTACCTCCTGTCAGTATGCACAGTGTCATACCTATTGCTAAAATCAATACATAGCTATTTTGAAGTACTAGGTTAGTTACGTTCATCGGCACCAATAAAATACCGTCCGTTGCAATTTGAAAAAATATCATAATTACTACGAGAGCAATAAGCATTGCGTACTGTCTTATATTATTCTTAAAAATATTCTTAATTGATTCCATTTATTTTACCTCCCTATTACTCTGCATTATACATCTCATTATGCTTTCCTGAGAAGCATCCTTACGGTCAAGTTCTCCCACAATTCTGCCCTCATTCATCACGTATACTCTATCTGAGATCCCTAATATCTCAGGAAGTTCCGAAGATATAACTATTACTGCCTTACCTTCATCCGCCAGCTTATTTATTATTGTATAAATTTCATATTTAGCACCTACGTCTATTCCTCTTGTTGGCTCATCAAGAATTAATACATCAGGATCAGAGAATATCCACTTACTCAATACAACCTTCTGCTGGTTTCCACCGGAAAGATTTCCTGTCTTCTGTAAAATACTAGAGCACTTTATCTTAAGCTTATTTTTGTAATCTGTAGCAACCTGTACCTCCTTATTTTCATCAATAAATTGATATTTACTGATTTTACTTAACTTTGCAAGAGTTGTATTCCTCTTGATATCATCTATAAGCACAAGTCCTGCACTCTTACGGTCCTCAGTAACATAAGCAAGTCCATGATCTATAGCCTGTCTTACATTATTGAGGGTAAGTTCTTTTCCATCTTTAATAACTTTGCCGGTAATATGCCTGCCATAGGATTTACCGAAGATACTCATGGCAAGTTCTGTTCTTCCGGAACCCATAAGGCCTGATATTCCTACAATTTCGCCTTTATGAACCTTTATACTGACATTGTTTATAACCTTCCTGCCATCAATTATGGGATCGTACACATTCCAATCCTTAACTTCAAAATACACTTCTCCTATTTTGGGGGTACGTTTCGGGTAACGGTCTACCAGGTCTCGGCCTACCATCCCTTTAATAATTCTATCCTCATTAACATCTTCATTCTTTTCCATTGTTTCTATTGTTGCACCATCACGGATAATAGTAATTGAATCACATACCTTCATTATTTCATTAAGCTTGTGTGATATAAGTATAGATGTAATACCTTCTTTCTTCAACTGTAAAAGAAGCTCTAATAAGTTATCTGAGTCCTTTTCATTTAATGCAGCGGTAGGTTCATCCAAAATAAGAAGCTTTACATTTTTAGCTAACGCCTTGGCAATTTCAACAAGCTGCTGTTTACCAACACCAATATCCTTAACAAGTCTGCGAGGATTTTCATTAAGTCTTACTCTTTTAAGAAGTTCTGAGGCCTTTACATGAGTTTTGTGCCAGTCTATAATTCCCGCACTGGCTCTTTCATTACCTAAAAACACATTTTCCCCTATCGAAAGGTAGGGTACAAGGGCCAGTTCTTGGTGGATTATAGCTATACCCATTTTTTCACTATCTCTAATATTTTTAAATGTGCATACTTTTCCCTCAAATACAATATCTCCGCTGTAGGTACCATAAGGGTATACACCGCTGAGTACTTTCATCAGCG is from Clostridium thermarum and encodes:
- a CDS encoding methyl-accepting chemotaxis protein; the protein is MKKFKAVFLKRGKLRHKLCLILVLSALIPAIISVAITLNISKNIVEEKVNNLTKQVATEKIAFIDNLLETARLSVDNFTKDDLVLSGNKEGILLTASHHRTSNSNYFQYYVGKENKEFIIYPQKEMPKDYDPTQRGWYKEANNSFGNIVITKPYKSSSTGLMMVTVAKAFKLNDGTAAVAGIDITLESLIENILKTKVGNTGYATLILGDGTIIVHPDKDMIMINISEKYSFGKEVIAKKTGNLKYTINNEDKIMGFEQSKHTDWIIITAMNQNEYAKEFNKSIVITILVLFIILILVVYLGVYFINRITKPLIEISKLMKRAEEGDYAIDVNITRNDEIGQIQESFKNMISAQSNIIKNILESSNNVMVKSQNLSSVSEEMSSSSQEVANTMQHVAAASSSQANNLQEIVGLMNDLSSKIENVYDELKNVKSESDNAIEKANLGNSEMDKLVKSITEIKNAFEVVISKVGNLSATVKEINNITAAINAISEQTNLLALNAAIEAARAGEAGRGFAVVAEEVRKLAEESKKSTSEIAKLVETIQGDTEEVISTSNEVREFINEQTNIVENSVKTFEEILGSVEKIAPVISKTYKEMDEMEKAKISVIEKVEAVSAVTEENTAASEEVAAASEELSASSQEVASTAQELNSMANDLDNLANNFKIS
- a CDS encoding MBL fold metallo-hydrolase, whose translation is MDYLYIEADGTKLLFDTCKTGNFIKNAEKLDADLNNLRYVILSHGHYDHSGGFEKLVDKVKTSYKLIVGKGFFNNKYKFIEEGTYKYIGNSFYEEFVNKNNIPIKYVKEDIYYITKNIMIFANFKRNNDFEIISDKFKIKQDENFVLDNFSDEIVLGVKTDKGFMVILGYSHIGIINILETIIERTGIPIYGVIGGTHLLEADELRLSKTIDFLKEKFIDT
- the mmsB gene encoding multiple monosaccharide ABC transporter permease, whose translation is MESIKNIFKNNIRQYAMLIALVVIMIFFQIATDGILLVPMNVTNLVLQNSYVLILAIGMTLCILTGGNIDLSVGSVCAFIGAVVGSFIIEKGMNVTTVIILALLIGAVIGIWQGFWIAYVRIPAFIVTLAGMLLFRGLTIKMLKGLTLSPFPESFQNISSGFVPDFFKSFGAKLNLTALLAGIIISVIYVVMEFKKRIEKQKYGFEVSSMALFIAQLALVLGAINLFTYWLAAHKGIPIVLVLIGILILAYSFFTMKTVPGRYIYAMGGNEKAAKLSGIKTNKVLFLTYVNMSVLAAVAGIVSTARFNAASPQNGQNFELDAIAACFIGGASAYGGVGTVVGAIIGALFMGVLNNGMSILGVGSDMQMAIKGLVLLMAVAFDVLSKNKTKA
- the mmsA gene encoding multiple monosaccharide ABC transporter ATP-binding protein: MSNILEMRDITKLFPGVKALDNVNLKVKSGEIHALVGENGAGKSTLMKVLSGVYPYGTYSGDIVFEGKVCTFKNIRDSEKMGIAIIHQELALVPYLSIGENVFLGNERASAGIIDWHKTHVKASELLKRVRLNENPRRLVKDIGVGKQQLVEIAKALAKNVKLLILDEPTAALNEKDSDNLLELLLQLKKEGITSILISHKLNEIMKVCDSITIIRDGATIETMEKNEDVNEDRIIKGMVGRDLVDRYPKRTPKIGEVYFEVKDWNVYDPIIDGRKVINNVSIKVHKGEIVGISGLMGSGRTELAMSIFGKSYGRHITGKVIKDGKELTLNNVRQAIDHGLAYVTEDRKSAGLVLIDDIKRNTTLAKLSKISKYQFIDENKEVQVATDYKNKLKIKCSSILQKTGNLSGGNQQKVVLSKWIFSDPDVLILDEPTRGIDVGAKYEIYTIINKLADEGKAVIVISSELPEILGISDRVYVMNEGRIVGELDRKDASQESIMRCIMQSNREVK